From a single Penaeus vannamei isolate JL-2024 chromosome 25, ASM4276789v1, whole genome shotgun sequence genomic region:
- the LOC113806030 gene encoding uncharacterized protein translates to MKLLMLLALAGLASCSTTLIGGDRARDVSLRYKYYDDDGKEIEVEVEAERLGLGLVGAAPRKAAVAPAPSVRLAPVTAVPHFALQPQAPVRFVPVATQVQTRTVPAARKVVPIVQPQVVTRVVEVAPAPQVTRYVHVEAPRTRYVKLDDDDDDDDDDDVPVVFRSSRPVHRMAAVDKVPARRVSDSSDEE, encoded by the exons ATGAAGCTG TTGATGTTGCTGGCGCTGGCGGGGCTGGCGAGCTGCAGCACAACCCTGATCGGAGGCGACCGCGCCAGGGACGTCTCTCTTCGCTACAA GTACTACGACGACGACGGCAAGGAgatcgaggtggaggtggaggccgaGAGGCTGGGACTCGGCCTCGTCGGCGCGGCGCCCAGGAAGGCCGCGGTCGCCCCTGCCCCTTCCGTCCGCCTTGCCCCCGTGACCGCCGTCCCTCATTTCGCCCTCCAACCCCAGGCGCCAGTCCGCTTTGTTCCTGTGGCCACGCAGGTACAGACCCGCACCGTTCCGGCCGCTCGCAAGGTCGTCCCCATCGTGCAGCCTCAGGTTGTGACGCGCGTGGTCGAGGTGGCTCCGGCTCCCCAGGTCACCCGCTACGTCCATGTAGAGGCTCCTAGGACCCGCTACGTCAAactggacgacgacgacgacgatgatgatgatgacgacgtcCCAGTCGTGTTCCGCTCCTCACGCCCCGTCCACCGTATGGCTGCTGTCGACAAGGTCCCCGCCCGCAGGGTCTCGGACAGCAGCGATGAGGAGTAG